ATATTTAGTTGGTGACGAGAGTTGCCGCGCGAACGGAGGGAAGGAAATCGGGCCCGATTCTTTTGCCCAGACGGTAACCAAGTGCCAAAGCCTAAAGCAACAAACCgaggaacacttttttttttccccctttcgaTTCATCACCGGGCTGAACTTTCCTTTTTCCTGTCGTCGCACTGATTTCACCGTTTGACGCAATCCATTTTATGCAtctttttatttggtttttcTATGCATCGACGCAGGAGAAGCTTTTCGATGCTAAAACAGGAAGGAAATGCGctagctacttaaaaaaaaagacatcacatCGCTCGCTCACCAAATCTTAAGGTGGACTCAAAAGGGAATTCGGATCCGACCGAGCCGTCGGGACTCTGAACCGAGGGTTTGGGTTAGGCTCGCTCCGGTTTGGCCGCCCTTCAGGGTTCTGTGCCCCTCTGAGACTCCATCAGCCGCTGCATCTTCTCCACCATCCACGCGGGCACCGAAAACGGCTTCATCTCGTCCAGCTTCACGTCCGGGCAGTCcctgcgtgggggggggggcgctcagctgtggtggtggtggtggggggggggtgtcacgctACGCTACGCTCACCTGTATTCGTCGCCGCGCGCCAGATCCTGGACGTCCTCCTCGATCAGCAGGTAAGCCTGAAGGAGCCGTCACAAGGGCAACGGTCAAAGTTAGCGACGGTCGCCGCGGTAACGGGCGCCTCACCATCTTGCCGCCCGTCGCCCTCATGTGGTGCCGCTCGGCCAGCCACTGCTTGTCTTTGGTGTCGGCCGCGTACTGACGAGCAGACGTTATAATCGCGAAAGGCGACGCGTCGAGGGGGCGACGCCGGCTTACCTTGAAGAGGTCGGCGTGTTTGATGTAGATCCGGCCTCTGGTCCCGCCCATCCCTAACGCCCTGCGGCGTAAAACGAACGCAAAAGCTCAGACTTTATTCTGACAGCGCCGTCTACGACTTGAACTCAATTATTTCTTGACTTTGGGGTCGGGAAACTCACTTGTTGGCTCTGGAGCCCAAAACAAAAGTGCTGCTTTCACTCAGTCTGGAAGGCTCCCACTAAAggccacccccaaaaaaaaaaaaaaaaaaaaaatattgaacgtGAAGCAAAGCCCCGGCGCGTCCGGAACCGCTCACCTTGGGTCCGTCTCGCTTGACGGCGTCGCACTTGGCCTTCACCCTGACAAGGCATCCGTCATTAGAGCATCGTCATCGTCGGCCGGCGTTAATACTCACTGAGCCGACGGGTTGCAGGAGCGCTCGGACGCCGTCGTGCGGTTCTTCCGCTGAGGATGACAAACGCGCGTCACCGTGGGCGGGGACAAACCTTctcaaaatacatcaaaaaatGATGAGGAAAATCCAAAACGTGCAGCCAAGGAAACTCTCAAGCgggttccattaaaaaaaaacccgactcGATTCCGACAGAAAAGCCAAAGAGAAACTCAGACTGAAAGTCCACAAAGGAAGCTGGAAGGCCGCTCGTGCGGACGACTTCCGCCAGACAGGAAACCTCCGTTACAAACAAAACCTTTTGCACAAAATATTCCATAAATAGGAGTTGagtacatttcacatttttccagGCAACTTCAGTTCTGAGACGATTTGTTCCGCTTTCTTCGTACTTGGGTCCTTCCCAACGTCTGCCGAAATTCTCTGGTCAATATATTTCACGGAaaagaataaatacatattttaggtGCTGAGGGCAGAGGTCGACAGCCACTGATAAAAAacacacgtttcattttttgtctcacagtcaaagcttctcctgtttcaggtccgTAAGGCTCACTgcaattgacccccccccccccccggatattgcgcaatccgcgccactgaccaatcagaggccagagatccgcagaaaccaaagcccgttttttgctcccgccattttctcagacaacattgcatggtccagtacgggtttagttagcgttttatcgcgtatttgggttattgaacaaaaaatatggttcagaggcgtagtcacggactttgtaatcgtgacgacgggtatcccgaaaggcgagtcggtgggacttcgattcgtaccctttccaaaagcgaagacccggtacgagtaaatgccttcgatggatcaaactttgtggaagaccgcatcatcaactgaatccatctaatatcaaccggaacacacatgtttgcaccaaggtatgccctatatttgattttcaatacacgtctcgtataaatgaattcaaagttcttcgctagcataacactgctgcgtgtgatcgattgactcacttattctttgttgagcgtaatttagcgacgatcggactgcgcaaacgtgtcgctttctcgccggctcgcggccgaagctatgccctaaatttgatttttaatacacgtctcgtataatcgaatgagacgttctccgctagcgtaacattgctgcgtgtgaacgattgaatgaaatcagaagcatggcgtctgcacGTCTAACAATGTATCGTAtcgtatttgccatttttcacaaattgtttgtcttacgtcagctcacgtggcgtgacgtcacttcaggaggcgtggttaagtgccctgtacggaggggtcaattctttcATTATGTTAAATTTCACAAGAATGACAGAGacaatttccattattttctttccatacacaaaaaaatactgtgcAGGGAATCCCTGATGAGTTCacggctttggaagctcctgataggttcgCTGACAACGTGTGAGCTAGAGATGGATTTAAGGCCACGCCCCAAAGACTTGTTTGGAACTGCAgagaaatcagagaaagaatcgtgGGGCTCCACAAGTCGGGTTCATCCTTGGgcgcaatttccagatgcttggcGGTGTCACGTTCATCAGTTCGGACAATTATGAGCGCGTTTAAACATCGTGAGAATGTACAGCCGTCCGTCACACCGCTCGCTCGGGAAGGAGACGAACTCTGCGTctcagaaatgaaaatgctctGCTCTGAAATGTGCGAATCATCCCCAGAacaaaagtgtcattatccGCTGGACCGACGTGGGCTCATAGGCCACTCCCCGAGAATGAAGCCTTAACTACCGGAGacgtgtcctgtggtctgatgaaaccaaagtgACCGCACGTTACATccggaggaaaaagggggaagctcgTAGGCCTGAGAACACCGCACCAACTGTGAAGCGCGTCGTGTTGCGGGGCTGCTTTGATCGTCATAAAATAGACGCCAATCGCCAAGATATGAAGGCAACGTCCGGAGACATCAGCCAGGACGCTCAAAGTTGGGCGCAAAAGGGCCTCCCGAATGGACAACGACCTGAAGCACGCCAGCGTAACGGTTCCAGAGTGGCTTGAGGAAAACAAAgtcagcggaaaaaaaaaagtcggcgtGGTCCTGATCCGAGTCCCGTGGGAAATTTCTGCCCAGATCTGGgaaggcaaccgacaaacctgaaTGAGTTCCGTCGGGAGGACCGGCCCACGATTTCAACTGAGTACTGGCACAAGCTTGTGGAAATGTAATCGGGATCTGAGTATCCGGTATCTGGTAGGGCAAAGTACCTTTTTGGGGACTGGACTCCCTCTCTGGCTGCAGCCGTCTTCGGACCCTCGGGAGCGCTGACAACAGAACCAACAAGCAGAATCGGACATGAAGACCGCTCGGATCATCAACCGTGGCTAACGTtaacataacaacaaaaaaatgtaaaaaatttacGTGACTTCACTCCCGAAAGAGGAAATGTCATTTCTCCACTTGAGCGTGCGGCCTTTTTCCAAACGGTTGTCGGCTCGCTTGCGTTCCGCTTTTACCGTTTGAACTCGTGTCGATGCCTCGTCGGAAAACGCCAGCCCACTTTTGAGCCTTTGACTTCCCCCGCCGCGCTAATTGCGAGAGGCGACGCGGAGACTCGGCAAATCAGGAGAAGCAAACTTGGCGTTTCGTCCGATCCGCAATGGGAGACGCGAGGCCGGTATGTCGACGCAAAACAACACCAACACGTAAAAAGACGGTACCACTCGGCCCGGAGCACCTGAGGATCGCGGAACTGATTTCGGGAAGTTGGgaacgccaccccccccccacccccaaagaaATTGGAGTCATTTCTCCGAGAAGCCACAAGGGCGGAGACCGCGGCCGCATCCGAGTCGGTCCTCCCTACCTTGACGTTGGACTCCAGGCTGGACTTCTTCGCGTCGCTTTCGGGAAACAGCGCCTTGGCCTGTGGCGGTAACCGTGGCGACAGCCGCATCGTCATCGTACGCCGAGCGCGCTCCCGGATCGCAAAGCGTCTTACGTGTTCCAGAA
This portion of the Syngnathoides biaculeatus isolate LvHL_M chromosome 10, ASM1980259v1, whole genome shotgun sequence genome encodes:
- the LOC133507069 gene encoding deoxynucleotidyltransferase terminal-interacting protein 1, encoding MEEKLANRPPDGTHLKPNPFNLMIKHRQVHRRGRRSQQTVSYADPQVSMDLLRAVLQPSFNDDIMAVFRKYHKFFEKAAHNVKENVGEDVRTDQLITEACRSVLEHAKALFPESDAKKSSLESNVKRSRGSEDGCSQRGSPVPKKRKNRTTASERSCNPSAQVKAKCDAVKRDGPKWEPSRLSESSTFVLGSRANKALGMGGTRGRIYIKHADLFKYAADTKDKQWLAERHHMRATGGKMAYLLIEEDVQDLARGDEYRDCPDVKLDEMKPFSVPAWMVEKMQRLMESQRGTEP